A genome region from SAR202 cluster bacterium includes the following:
- a CDS encoding NAD(P)(+) transhydrogenase (Re/Si-specific) subunit beta: protein MNDIIQLIYLIAAIAFMLGIKYLSSPATARKGNVFASIGMLLAIVATLFNENIISYELIVVGLIIGSLIGVVLAKKVQMTAMPQMVAIFNGFGGSASALIASAEFVNLNNSTEKFSILMISLSVLIGFVTFSGSIIAFLKLQELISGRAIVYPFQKTITAICFISVIMLSSYLIFSGTSTLAFIIIISLCLLLGILLVIPIGGADMPVVVSLLNSYSGLAAAVTGFLLNNLLLVISGSLVGAAGLILTMIMTKAMNRSLVNVIFGNFGAVDSSSSGDDNTDKIVRSTSFEEVAILLAYADRVIFVPGYGLAVAQAQHQVRELADLLESKGVDIRYAIHPVAGRMPGHMNVLLAEANIPYDKLYDLDDINDSFDNTDVSVVIGANDVINPAARDTPSSPLYGMPILNVDKSRSVVVLKRSMSPGFAGVDNDLFYMDNTMMFFRDAKDGLNEIISEVKDNLL from the coding sequence ATGAATGACATAATCCAACTCATATATTTAATAGCTGCTATAGCTTTTATGCTAGGTATCAAATATTTAAGTTCACCAGCTACGGCTAGAAAAGGAAATGTTTTCGCTAGTATTGGTATGTTGCTAGCAATTGTAGCTACCCTTTTTAATGAAAATATTATTAGCTATGAGTTAATAGTTGTAGGTTTGATTATAGGTAGTTTAATTGGTGTTGTCCTGGCGAAAAAAGTACAAATGACAGCAATGCCTCAGATGGTTGCTATTTTCAACGGATTTGGTGGTTCAGCCTCTGCATTAATTGCTAGTGCAGAATTTGTAAATTTAAATAATAGTACCGAAAAATTTTCAATTTTAATGATATCTCTAAGTGTATTGATAGGTTTTGTTACATTTTCAGGAAGTATTATAGCGTTTTTGAAACTTCAGGAACTAATAAGTGGAAGAGCAATTGTATATCCTTTTCAAAAAACTATAACAGCAATTTGTTTTATATCAGTGATAATGCTTTCTTCATATCTAATATTCTCTGGTACTTCTACTCTAGCTTTTATTATTATCATTTCTTTGTGCCTATTATTAGGTATTTTATTAGTTATTCCTATAGGAGGAGCTGATATGCCTGTAGTGGTATCCCTGCTTAATTCTTATTCAGGTTTAGCAGCAGCTGTTACAGGGTTTTTATTAAACAACCTTCTCCTAGTTATCTCTGGATCTTTAGTTGGGGCAGCAGGCCTTATACTGACAATGATTATGACTAAAGCTATGAATAGGTCTTTGGTTAATGTTATATTTGGTAATTTTGGGGCTGTAGATTCTAGTAGTTCTGGAGATGATAATACAGATAAAATTGTGCGATCAACTAGTTTTGAGGAAGTTGCAATTTTATTAGCTTATGCCGATAGAGTAATTTTTGTTCCTGGATATGGATTGGCTGTCGCCCAAGCACAACACCAAGTTAGAGAGCTTGCAGATCTTCTTGAATCAAAAGGAGTGGATATAAGATATGCAATTCATCCAGTTGCTGGACGAATGCCTGGTCACATGAATGTGCTTTTAGCTGAAGCAAATATACCTTATGATAAACTCTATGATCTGGATGACATTAATGATTCTTTTGATAATACTGATGTTTCTGTTGTAATTGGTGCCAATGATGTAATAAATCCAGCAGCAAGAGATACTCCTTCAAGCCCATTGTATGGAATGCCAATATTAAATGTGGATAAATCACGAAGTGTTGTAGTATTAAAGAGAAGTATGAGCCCAGGATTTGCTGGCGTAGATAATGATTTGTTTTATATGGATAATACTATGATGTTTTTTAGAGACGCTAAAGATGGCCTAAATGAAATTATTTCTGAAGTTAAAGATAATTTACTCTAG